The following are from one region of the Melioribacteraceae bacterium 4301-Me genome:
- the pckA gene encoding phosphoenolpyruvate carboxykinase (ATP): MSKYLEFNTPASKQAMELASDFRLKNQGLTNLDRVYWNLPEEALYEEAIFRNEGKLVKGGALLVNTGKHTARAAADKFVVKEESTDKDIWWGTYNRPFAHEKWSLLMGRLQAWAQGEELFVQDVYAGADPDYKMPVRIITEKAWHSLFARNMFLTTNNPDELKNFVPQFTVIAVPSFKVDPIIDGTRTDTAIVLNFEQRTAIIANTLYAGEIKKSVFTVLNFLLTYEDVLPMHCSANVGKQGDVALFFGLSGTGKTTLSADPNRRLIGDDEHGWSSQGVFNFEGGCYAKVIRLSAESEPQIYETTHRFGTILENVVFDPISRNIDLEDDSITENTRCSYPIEFIPNVIEEGYVKSHPKNIIFLTCDASGVMPPIARLTPEQAQYHFISGYTSKIAGTEIGLGIEPQITFSACFGAPFMVRHPFEYAEMLKQRILKHKTNVWLVNTGWVGGRFGIGKRISIRHTRNLLNAALDGKLDKVKYRKDKLFGFEIPLTCPEVPEDVLFPENSWGNKDEYWKKYDALAARFIENFKLFENGCPSEVLAAGPKRLSLAK, encoded by the coding sequence ATGAGCAAATACTTAGAATTTAATACCCCAGCAAGTAAACAAGCTATGGAACTGGCTTCAGACTTTAGGCTGAAGAACCAGGGTTTAACTAATTTAGACCGAGTTTACTGGAATTTACCAGAGGAAGCTCTTTACGAAGAAGCAATTTTCAGAAATGAAGGTAAGCTTGTAAAAGGCGGGGCACTGTTAGTTAATACCGGAAAACATACTGCTCGAGCAGCAGCAGATAAATTTGTTGTTAAAGAAGAATCAACCGATAAAGATATTTGGTGGGGAACTTACAACCGCCCTTTTGCACATGAAAAATGGTCGCTTCTAATGGGAAGACTTCAAGCATGGGCGCAAGGAGAAGAACTTTTTGTTCAAGATGTATATGCTGGAGCAGACCCGGATTACAAAATGCCCGTAAGAATTATAACTGAAAAAGCATGGCACAGCCTCTTTGCAAGAAATATGTTTTTAACAACTAACAATCCCGACGAACTTAAAAATTTTGTACCACAATTTACTGTTATTGCTGTTCCAAGCTTTAAAGTTGATCCTATTATAGATGGGACAAGAACAGATACTGCGATAGTCTTAAACTTTGAACAACGAACAGCTATTATAGCTAACACACTTTATGCAGGCGAAATTAAGAAATCAGTTTTTACAGTATTGAACTTTCTGCTTACTTATGAAGATGTGCTGCCAATGCACTGTTCTGCTAATGTTGGAAAACAAGGTGATGTTGCTTTGTTTTTTGGTCTCAGTGGAACAGGTAAAACAACCTTATCGGCAGATCCTAACAGAAGATTAATCGGCGATGATGAACATGGTTGGAGCTCACAAGGTGTATTTAATTTTGAAGGCGGCTGCTATGCTAAAGTAATTCGCCTTTCTGCAGAAAGTGAACCACAAATTTATGAGACTACCCATCGCTTTGGTACAATATTAGAAAATGTGGTTTTCGACCCGATATCGCGCAATATTGATCTTGAAGACGACTCAATTACAGAAAATACTCGCTGCTCCTATCCAATTGAATTTATTCCAAATGTAATTGAGGAGGGATATGTTAAATCACATCCTAAAAATATCATATTTCTTACTTGTGATGCTTCAGGTGTTATGCCTCCTATTGCACGTTTAACCCCTGAACAAGCACAATATCATTTCATTAGTGGTTATACATCAAAAATTGCCGGGACAGAAATAGGGTTAGGCATTGAACCGCAAATTACATTTTCCGCATGCTTTGGTGCCCCTTTCATGGTCCGTCATCCTTTCGAGTATGCAGAAATGCTTAAACAAAGGATTTTAAAACATAAGACAAACGTTTGGCTAGTAAACACTGGTTGGGTAGGCGGTAGATTTGGCATAGGTAAAAGAATTTCAATTCGTCATACAAGAAATTTGTTGAACGCTGCACTTGACGGCAAATTAGATAAGGTTAAGTACAGAAAAGATAAATTGTTCGGATTTGAAATTCCACTAACCTGTCCTGAAGTTCCAGAAGATGTGTTATTCCCAGAAAATTCTTGGGGTAATAAAGATGAATACTGGAAAAAATATGATGCACTTGCCGCTCGCTTTATTGAAAATTTTAAACTCTTTGAAAATGGATGCCCAAGCGAAGTTTTAGCAGCTGGACCTAAACGATTGTCACTAGCAAAATAA
- a CDS encoding ABC transporter permease, whose protein sequence is MTLTLISIELIKIFKKWRTYIGFIAIGILTPTVQLALYFTGQRYVNHLLRGLQDAFVFYGNLFNGYLVAYLILHSLVIHIPFLIVLVGGDLLAGEATAGTYRILLIRPVSRLQIIVAKFFAGIIYTFILILWLVLLSFILSLFLFGSGELITFKNKLIIFSQNDVIWRFVCAYGFAALSMSTVLTLSFFFSSMVENAIGPIISTMAVIIIFLIISAIPIEFFQTLKPFLFTTHMTVWENFFNDTVDWQSIFNSSLILIIHIIVLFLFTVYIFLKKDILS, encoded by the coding sequence ATGACCTTAACTCTAATATCGATAGAACTTATTAAAATATTTAAGAAGTGGCGTACATACATTGGTTTTATTGCAATTGGCATTTTAACTCCAACTGTTCAATTAGCGTTATATTTCACGGGGCAACGTTACGTTAACCATTTGTTAAGAGGTTTGCAAGATGCATTTGTTTTTTATGGTAATTTGTTCAATGGCTATCTTGTTGCATATTTAATTTTACACTCCTTAGTTATACACATACCTTTTCTCATCGTTTTGGTTGGTGGTGATTTACTTGCTGGAGAAGCTACTGCTGGTACTTACAGGATTTTGTTGATTCGACCGGTATCAAGGTTACAAATTATAGTTGCTAAATTTTTTGCTGGGATTATTTACACGTTTATTTTAATTCTGTGGCTGGTGCTTTTAAGTTTTATTTTAAGCTTATTTTTATTTGGCAGCGGAGAATTAATTACTTTTAAAAACAAGCTAATAATCTTTTCACAAAATGATGTGATATGGCGGTTTGTTTGTGCCTATGGGTTTGCCGCTTTAAGCATGTCTACTGTATTAACTCTTTCATTTTTCTTTTCTTCAATGGTTGAAAATGCAATTGGCCCCATAATTTCTACTATGGCGGTGATTATCATCTTTTTAATTATATCAGCTATTCCAATAGAATTTTTTCAAACATTAAAACCATTTTTATTCACAACGCATATGACAGTATGGGAGAATTTCTTTAATGATACTGTTGATTGGCAGAGTATCTTTAATTCATCACTTATACTTATCATCCACATAATTGTTTTATTTTTATTTACAGTTTATATTTTTCTTAAAAAAGATATTTTATCGTGA
- a CDS encoding aminoacyl-tRNA deacylase has protein sequence MPSQKVKEFLDQHKIKYVTIKHSLAFTAQEIAASAHIKGKELAKTVLVKVDGKMIMTVLPASYKIDFDLLKKYLGCNNCRLANETEFKDKFPDCEVGAMPPFGNLFNMEVVVADSIAKNEFIAFNACSHTELIQMEYKDFEKLVKPRVLSFSYQSKL, from the coding sequence ATGCCTTCGCAAAAAGTAAAAGAGTTTCTTGACCAGCATAAGATCAAATATGTTACCATTAAACATTCGCTGGCGTTTACAGCACAGGAAATTGCTGCATCAGCGCATATTAAAGGGAAAGAATTAGCAAAGACTGTATTAGTTAAAGTGGATGGTAAAATGATAATGACGGTTTTACCAGCATCTTACAAAATTGATTTTGATCTTCTTAAAAAATACTTGGGATGCAATAATTGCAGATTAGCAAATGAAACAGAGTTTAAAGACAAATTCCCAGATTGCGAAGTTGGGGCAATGCCCCCTTTTGGAAATTTGTTCAACATGGAAGTTGTTGTAGCAGACAGCATAGCCAAAAACGAGTTCATCGCATTCAATGCTTGTTCGCATACTGAATTGATCCAAATGGAATATAAAGATTTTGAAAAATTAGTTAAACCAAGGGTCCTAAGTTTTTCTTATCAATCAAAGTTATAG
- a CDS encoding YceI family protein, protein MNKLMNSFIALIVLTSFTFSQNFKVNVKGIQTFNFADDKGRNQTTFYSATPLEDINGTANGISGTVSFDPSNFAQTIKGKIVVAVNSLNTGINLRNHHLMTPNWLDEKKYPLITFEIKSVSDIKQLADNKLEFKVTGAFTLHGVTKEITADAEATYLNENEQTRKRAPGDLLGVRAKFTIKLSDYGVSNELIGSKVAENIEIGVNIVGSNKI, encoded by the coding sequence ATGAATAAATTAATGAACTCATTTATCGCTTTAATAGTTTTAACATCTTTTACCTTTTCACAAAATTTTAAGGTGAATGTTAAAGGCATTCAAACTTTCAACTTTGCAGATGATAAAGGAAGAAATCAAACAACATTTTACAGTGCAACTCCTCTCGAAGATATAAATGGAACAGCAAACGGAATTTCCGGCACTGTTTCTTTTGATCCTTCTAATTTTGCTCAGACAATAAAAGGAAAAATTGTTGTTGCCGTTAATTCATTGAATACAGGCATTAATTTAAGAAACCATCATTTGATGACACCTAATTGGCTTGATGAAAAAAAATATCCTCTAATTACTTTTGAAATAAAAAGTGTCTCTGATATAAAACAACTTGCAGATAACAAATTAGAGTTCAAGGTTACCGGTGCTTTTACACTTCATGGCGTAACGAAAGAAATAACAGCAGATGCTGAGGCAACTTACTTAAACGAAAATGAACAAACTAGAAAAAGAGCACCAGGCGATTTATTAGGAGTAAGAGCCAAGTTTACTATTAAGCTTTCAGATTACGGGGTTAGTAATGAATTAATTGGCAGTAAAGTTGCAGAAAATATTGAAATAGGTGTTAACATTGTTGGTTCTAATAAAATTTAA
- a CDS encoding ABC transporter ATP-binding protein produces the protein MIEIVDLHKSFGNNYVLRGINLQINEGESLAIIGRSGCGKSVLLKHIVGLFKPDSGTVKFKGKAISELNKNELYNVRKKFGFLFQGAALFDSMTVEENIGLPLIEHGDNKNKSQIDKLIAEKLELVGLPGIQKLRPAELSGGMKKRVALARALITNPEYILYDEPTTGLDPIMSDSIDELIRELNEKLEVTSIIVTHDMFSVKNTAEKIAMIHEGKIYFTGSLSEFVGTEDQIILNFIKRTKF, from the coding sequence ATGATAGAAATTGTAGACCTCCATAAAAGTTTCGGCAATAATTATGTATTAAGGGGGATAAATCTACAAATTAATGAAGGTGAATCCTTAGCAATAATTGGAAGAAGCGGCTGCGGAAAAAGTGTTTTATTAAAACATATAGTTGGGCTATTTAAGCCTGATTCAGGCACAGTGAAATTTAAGGGTAAAGCAATAAGTGAATTAAACAAAAACGAGCTTTATAATGTTAGAAAAAAATTTGGCTTTCTGTTTCAAGGTGCAGCCTTATTCGATTCTATGACAGTTGAAGAAAATATTGGTCTACCTTTAATTGAGCATGGCGACAATAAAAATAAAAGTCAAATTGATAAATTAATTGCAGAGAAACTTGAACTTGTTGGTCTTCCGGGAATCCAAAAATTAAGACCGGCCGAGCTTTCCGGCGGAATGAAAAAAAGAGTAGCTCTTGCAAGAGCACTTATCACTAATCCAGAATATATACTTTATGATGAACCTACAACAGGCTTAGATCCTATTATGTCTGATTCAATAGATGAACTAATAAGAGAATTAAACGAAAAGTTAGAGGTTACTTCCATAATAGTTACTCATGATATGTTCAGTGTTAAAAATACTGCCGAAAAAATTGCTATGATACACGAGGGCAAAATTTATTTTACTGGAAGTCTAAGTGAATTTGTAGGTACTGAAGATCAAATAATATTAAATTTTATTAAGAGGACGAAATTTTAA
- a CDS encoding ABC transporter ATP-binding protein, with translation MESEKVIEVAGLTKKFGKVIAVDNLNFSVYKGDVLGFLGPNGAGKSTTIRMMLSLIKPTSGEIKIFGQSIKQNRKNIFRRIGAIVEKPDFYLYLSAYRNLEILSKISGVKISRQKIMEILDIVGLSKRSNSKVKTFSHGMKQRLGIAQALLHDPELIILDEPTIGLDPQGMKEVRDIITYLSHEKNKTVFISSHILREIELIASRMIIINKGKAQVEGNVKDLLNSDILKVTFEVDDLMKAINLISNTLWKQNFISKERNELTFEMHRNDIALLNKYFIENGINVSAVIPIRSLEDYFLKITTGNS, from the coding sequence ATGGAAAGTGAAAAAGTAATTGAAGTAGCAGGACTTACAAAAAAATTTGGTAAGGTCATTGCTGTAGACAATCTTAACTTTAGTGTATATAAAGGCGATGTACTTGGTTTCCTTGGTCCTAATGGTGCAGGTAAAAGCACCACAATTAGAATGATGTTGTCGTTAATTAAACCAACTTCTGGTGAAATTAAAATTTTTGGACAATCAATAAAGCAAAACAGAAAAAATATTTTTAGACGAATTGGTGCTATTGTAGAAAAGCCGGATTTCTACTTGTATTTATCAGCTTACAGAAATTTAGAGATATTAAGCAAAATTTCAGGCGTTAAAATATCCCGCCAAAAAATCATGGAGATATTAGATATTGTTGGTTTATCTAAACGGTCTAACAGCAAAGTAAAAACTTTTTCACATGGGATGAAGCAGAGGTTAGGAATTGCCCAAGCACTTTTACACGACCCCGAACTAATTATTCTTGATGAACCCACAATAGGTTTAGACCCTCAAGGAATGAAAGAAGTACGAGATATAATTACTTATCTCAGTCATGAAAAAAATAAGACTGTCTTTATTTCTTCACATATTCTTAGAGAAATTGAGCTAATTGCTTCAAGAATGATTATCATCAACAAAGGAAAAGCTCAAGTAGAGGGAAATGTTAAAGACTTGCTTAATTCTGATATTCTTAAAGTTACTTTTGAAGTTGACGACCTTATGAAAGCAATAAATCTTATAAGCAACACACTGTGGAAACAAAATTTTATATCAAAAGAAAGAAATGAATTGACATTTGAAATGCACCGCAATGACATAGCTTTATTGAACAAATACTTTATTGAAAACGGCATAAATGTTAGTGCAGTAATACCGATAAGATCCTTAGAAGATTACTTTTTAAAAATTACTACGGGTAATTCATGA
- a CDS encoding pyridoxal phosphate-dependent aminotransferase: MSLSQIARSIKASPTLALNEKAAILREKGDPVIHLGGGEPKSKAPMDAILAAVNSLNTGEIRYAPADGIPDLKKSIIRYTEEFYHRKVRPENVIASGGAKQAIMVALQAILNPQEEVIFPSPYWVSYPDMVKLCGAVPVPTIPEDGSFYPTLKDIEMRVGSYTKAVIINSPNNPSGAMYSEEFIADVVDFCEKKDIYLIMDDIYHRLIFDGRKPISAYDFTKKSVDESKLIIINGVSKQYAMTGFRIGWAVGNKKLIEAMANIQGHQTSGPSVLLQKAAVGALNGIQSSVESLRVTLENNRNVLIEQLRSFDGVKVTIPDGTFYCFADFSAYEKDSQKLSNFLIDKVMVLTVPGKEFGMDGFLRISFCGTIKDITEGIERIKWALDPNAPNELYIGDRKLVRNWL; encoded by the coding sequence ATGAGTCTAAGTCAAATTGCAAGATCAATTAAAGCGTCGCCTACTTTAGCTTTAAACGAAAAAGCGGCAATCCTAAGGGAAAAAGGCGACCCAGTAATTCACTTGGGAGGAGGCGAACCAAAAAGTAAAGCTCCAATGGATGCAATACTTGCGGCAGTGAATTCATTAAACACGGGTGAAATTAGATATGCACCGGCAGACGGAATTCCTGACCTTAAAAAATCAATTATTCGTTATACGGAAGAATTTTATCATAGAAAAGTTAGACCTGAAAATGTGATTGCTTCAGGTGGTGCTAAACAGGCAATAATGGTTGCTTTGCAAGCTATTTTAAATCCTCAAGAGGAAGTTATTTTCCCTTCACCATATTGGGTTAGTTACCCGGATATGGTAAAACTTTGTGGCGCTGTGCCTGTACCAACAATCCCAGAGGACGGTTCATTTTATCCAACTTTAAAAGATATTGAAATGCGCGTTGGAAGTTATACGAAAGCAGTTATTATTAATAGCCCAAATAACCCAAGCGGTGCAATGTACTCCGAGGAATTTATTGCTGATGTTGTGGACTTCTGCGAGAAAAAAGATATTTATTTAATTATGGATGATATTTATCACCGCCTGATATTTGACGGAAGAAAACCTATAAGTGCTTATGACTTCACAAAAAAATCAGTAGATGAATCTAAACTTATTATTATTAACGGTGTTTCAAAACAATATGCTATGACTGGCTTCAGAATTGGTTGGGCGGTTGGAAATAAAAAGTTGATTGAAGCAATGGCAAACATTCAAGGCCATCAAACATCAGGACCATCAGTTTTATTGCAGAAAGCCGCTGTGGGTGCTTTGAACGGGATTCAATCTAGTGTGGAAAGTTTGAGGGTAACACTTGAAAACAATAGAAATGTTTTAATAGAACAACTTCGTTCTTTTGATGGCGTTAAAGTTACAATTCCCGATGGTACATTTTATTGTTTCGCCGATTTTAGTGCCTACGAGAAAGATTCACAAAAATTATCTAATTTTCTTATTGACAAAGTTATGGTGCTGACTGTACCAGGAAAAGAATTTGGTATGGATGGGTTCCTAAGAATTAGCTTTTGTGGAACAATAAAAGACATCACCGAAGGCATAGAAAGAATAAAATGGGCTTTGGACCCAAACGCACCAAATGAACTTTACATCGGAGACCGCAAATTAGTGAGGAACTGGTTATGA
- the radA gene encoding DNA repair protein RadA, which translates to MKKAIKYICSNCGYESLKWLGRCPSCEEWNTFIEELIEEKKHTHRKVLPQVKLKKINSIIHLEERIKTNISEFDRVLGGGLINGSVTLIGGDPGIGKSTLALQAAASINGSVLYVSGEESINQINTRAKRLNLKSDNIYLLTETDIDLIINAVEQSSPQVVIIDSIQTTYKPDFDNAPGTITQIRECTVELMQIAKKKNCAMILVGHVTKEGFIAGPKVLEHIVDTVLQFEGEKSHSYRILRAQKNRFGSTNEIGIFEMHEDGLHEVKNPSEIFLNERERQVTGSVITASMEGTRSILLEVQALVTPSSYGNPQRVATGFDYRRLSILLAVLEKRAGLRLSTQNVFLNMAGGLRVDEPAVDLAICCAIASSFNDKFVKNEYVVIGEVGLGGEVRSISHADKRIQEAAKLGFKNVILPSNNLKSVNNKTSLNLVPVENVSSAIEAITA; encoded by the coding sequence TTGAAAAAGGCAATAAAATATATTTGTTCTAATTGTGGATATGAATCATTAAAATGGTTAGGGCGTTGCCCTTCATGTGAGGAGTGGAATACTTTTATTGAAGAGCTTATTGAAGAAAAAAAACACACTCACAGAAAAGTTCTACCACAAGTTAAACTGAAAAAAATAAATTCAATAATTCACTTGGAAGAACGCATAAAAACTAATATTTCTGAATTTGATAGAGTGTTAGGTGGTGGTTTAATAAATGGTTCGGTAACCTTAATTGGGGGTGACCCTGGTATTGGAAAATCAACGCTTGCTTTACAAGCTGCCGCATCCATAAATGGCAGTGTTCTGTACGTCAGCGGTGAAGAATCAATTAACCAAATAAATACGCGGGCTAAAAGACTGAACTTAAAATCGGATAATATTTATTTGCTAACCGAAACTGATATTGATTTGATAATAAATGCCGTCGAACAAAGTTCCCCTCAAGTTGTAATTATTGATTCAATCCAAACAACATACAAACCAGATTTTGATAATGCGCCAGGTACAATTACACAAATAAGAGAATGCACAGTTGAATTAATGCAGATTGCAAAGAAAAAAAATTGTGCAATGATTTTAGTTGGACATGTAACTAAAGAAGGATTTATTGCTGGACCAAAAGTATTAGAACATATTGTTGATACAGTACTGCAGTTCGAAGGTGAAAAAAGTCATTCTTATAGAATTCTACGAGCTCAGAAAAACAGATTTGGTAGCACAAATGAAATTGGAATTTTTGAAATGCATGAGGACGGTTTGCACGAGGTAAAAAACCCAAGCGAGATTTTTTTGAATGAAAGGGAAAGGCAAGTTACAGGTTCTGTTATCACTGCAAGTATGGAAGGTACCCGTTCAATACTTCTTGAAGTTCAAGCTCTTGTAACCCCATCAAGTTATGGTAATCCACAGAGAGTGGCAACTGGTTTCGACTATAGGCGGTTATCAATTTTACTGGCAGTTTTAGAAAAAAGAGCTGGACTTAGACTTTCCACACAAAATGTTTTTTTGAATATGGCAGGTGGCTTAAGAGTTGATGAACCCGCCGTTGATTTGGCAATCTGTTGTGCAATTGCTTCTAGCTTTAATGATAAATTTGTCAAAAATGAATACGTTGTAATAGGTGAAGTGGGACTTGGAGGAGAAGTAAGAAGCATTTCACATGCTGACAAAAGGATTCAAGAGGCTGCAAAGCTTGGCTTTAAAAATGTTATTCTTCCATCTAACAATTTAAAATCAGTAAATAATAAAACGAGCCTAAATCTAGTACCTGTTGAAAATGTTTCCTCTGCAATTGAAGCAATTACAGCTTAA